The Fimbriimonas ginsengisoli Gsoil 348 genome window below encodes:
- a CDS encoding ABC transporter ATP-binding protein, whose translation MRGSIRSAERTTPRRSVMDLLRDRAFRRHMSIVRDKWWMYALVIGSQIGQTGLSILGAEALRRLFDHLPNLPPGLLNGVLIALVAVIALRLTFSYLEAWFGSLLNESVVYALRRDLLNHLQHLPLGYHESKHSSEAMNVFWNDLETAKDFVVADVQRLIALPISFIFAGFYMLSVNPALGAVALLIGPLQLLSNFVLKDRFQEAVRLQRQVSRDVFHTIGETMHGVREVKANRMEQQVDEQMAEIQGRGVAYNVLRSKTTALRAIARQVPRELGQVVGISLGVGLVASGKIGPGSLVAFISLLDRVAAPFTTMVEVISNLQQAVEGTARLYETLDLPPERKDVGDPLPVTPPTIAFEHVDFAYNVDRPIIRDVSFEIPAGSSLALVGPSGSGKSTLVKLLYRFYEPTSGTVRIDGRPLTDYRIDSLRDRLALVSQDIFLFDATVAKNIAAGLPHATPEEIQRAAELAQADEFIQNLPNGYDSDIGERGIKLSHGQKQRLSIARAILRDASVLVLDEPTSALDVETEASFQRDLGRWAEHCTKIIIAHRLTTIRDCDLVLFLEDGAAVEFGTPSQLLNRQGRFATYWRRQTEITVTL comes from the coding sequence GTGAGGGGATCGATCCGAAGTGCCGAGCGAACGACGCCGCGGCGCAGCGTCATGGACTTGCTGCGAGACCGCGCGTTTCGACGCCACATGAGCATCGTCCGCGACAAATGGTGGATGTACGCCCTGGTGATCGGGAGCCAGATCGGCCAAACCGGGCTCTCGATTCTTGGCGCCGAAGCGCTGCGGCGGCTTTTCGATCACCTCCCAAATCTGCCGCCCGGCCTTCTCAACGGCGTCCTCATCGCCCTCGTCGCCGTCATCGCCCTTCGCCTCACCTTTTCTTACTTGGAAGCCTGGTTCGGTTCGCTGCTGAACGAGTCGGTTGTCTACGCCCTGCGTCGGGATCTTCTGAACCACCTTCAGCATCTGCCGCTCGGCTACCACGAGTCCAAACACAGCTCGGAGGCGATGAACGTCTTCTGGAACGACCTCGAGACTGCGAAAGACTTTGTCGTCGCCGATGTTCAACGACTCATCGCCCTCCCGATCTCGTTTATCTTCGCCGGGTTCTACATGCTCTCGGTCAATCCTGCTCTCGGCGCCGTCGCCCTGTTGATCGGCCCGCTTCAGCTCCTCAGCAACTTCGTGCTCAAAGACCGCTTTCAAGAGGCGGTACGGCTGCAGCGTCAGGTCTCCCGAGACGTCTTCCACACGATCGGCGAGACGATGCACGGCGTTCGCGAGGTGAAAGCGAACCGGATGGAGCAGCAGGTCGACGAACAGATGGCTGAGATCCAAGGCCGCGGCGTCGCCTATAACGTGTTAAGGAGCAAGACCACCGCGCTCCGCGCCATCGCCCGCCAGGTTCCTCGCGAGCTCGGCCAAGTCGTCGGCATCAGCCTCGGCGTCGGCCTCGTCGCCTCGGGAAAGATCGGCCCGGGAAGCCTTGTCGCGTTCATCTCCCTGCTCGACCGAGTGGCCGCCCCTTTCACCACCATGGTCGAGGTCATTTCGAACCTCCAACAAGCGGTGGAGGGCACTGCCCGGCTCTACGAAACCCTAGATTTGCCTCCCGAGCGAAAGGATGTCGGCGACCCGCTGCCGGTTACTCCGCCTACGATCGCATTCGAACACGTCGACTTTGCGTATAACGTCGACCGACCCATCATCCGCGACGTTAGCTTCGAAATCCCCGCCGGCTCTTCCCTCGCCCTGGTCGGTCCGAGCGGCTCGGGCAAAAGCACGCTGGTAAAGCTCCTTTACCGTTTCTATGAGCCGACCTCGGGCACGGTGCGCATCGACGGACGGCCACTCACCGATTACCGCATCGACTCGTTGCGCGATCGGCTCGCGCTCGTCTCTCAAGACATCTTCCTCTTCGACGCGACGGTCGCCAAAAACATCGCCGCGGGTCTTCCTCACGCTACTCCCGAAGAGATCCAAAGGGCGGCCGAGCTCGCCCAAGCCGACGAATTCATTCAGAACCTCCCAAACGGCTACGACTCGGACATCGGAGAGCGCGGTATCAAGCTGAGTCACGGACAGAAACAACGCCTCAGCATCGCCCGCGCGATCCTGCGCGACGCCTCCGTCCTCGTTCTAGACGAACCCACTTCAGCCCTCGACGTCGAAACCGAAGCCTCCTTCCAGCGCGACCTCGGCCGCTGGGCCGAGCACTGCACCAAGATCATCATCGCCCACCGCCTTACCACCATTCGCGACTGCGATCTCGTCCTCTTCCTCGAAGACGGCGCCGCCGTCGAATTCGGCACCCCCTCCCAACTCCTCAACCGTCAAGGAAGGTTCGCCACCTACTGGCGCCGCCAAACCGAAATCACCGTGACGTTGTAG
- a CDS encoding endonuclease domain-containing protein, whose product MRKHRRSCSEGATERARQLRQEMTSSEKRLWKSLRDRRLEFKFRRQYPIGPYTLDFFCPEAGICIEVDGDSHIGREARDAFRDQALLDHGIVTIRIALPTQWDWTSGTSDG is encoded by the coding sequence ATGCGAAAACACCGGCGAAGCTGCTCCGAAGGCGCGACTGAACGCGCGCGCCAGCTTCGCCAAGAGATGACTTCTAGCGAAAAGCGGTTGTGGAAGAGTCTCCGCGATCGGCGGCTGGAGTTTAAGTTTCGACGACAATATCCGATCGGCCCTTACACTCTCGACTTCTTTTGTCCGGAGGCGGGCATCTGTATAGAGGTGGACGGCGATAGCCACATCGGACGGGAAGCTCGGGACGCTTTCAGGGACCAAGCACTTTTGGATCACGGGATCGTGACGATACGAATTGCGCTTCCGACTCAGTGGGATTGGACATCGGGCACATCCGATGGCTAA
- a CDS encoding DUF5695 domain-containing protein — MDDFSLDRQELTGSLISMEFGPGGRIQQLWASDPNAPDESEEFQFVAPPMNMGEELTDDYFPGTILLGARTHPEDPWIVSRNTRAEPLEDDEDGRIVAFSYEFAFLEELSATGRFYEIPGAIPQIAWDVRILNRSRRSVEIGELGFPLALNNVLEGFARTDKGTRDMFSDRLHVHKFIGGAASYVFAQRLNARPPGLLIFPGGDTTWEFFNHVPGSLHTPFRWEGIPVVYAHSRAAIEREGWGEWFGGHTSVVLEPGEERIFQMRFVPVDRDRTDNLSATLAACGRPAMRLFPSAVAPFEVGIAVEVAGATPTRFLSSTEMELETDSDDEGGFCFVKPAEPGPITVAFEDTLGRVSECQLLFTPAIVDLIHARADWIVKHQVFKETGALENAILPADNVSTLPINEPDAYVSPFGIESSLADALFLAEKNTIYPAEEQIAVLDRYLTDFVEDDLQNPGDGSVGSSFPDPRSVATNFGRPQVYPLVFCLYQSMARIATGHGGAERDAKHYLERAAKCAIAMFRHVEPTVLSSSAVPLMAYLPSLVDDLHAVGLEDEAHVVAALARRREMDLQRRRYPYGAEVAWTAAGFEEAYSAARHRGNEELQERTLRCAYAARSLAPSWWWYGSDKRWLDDGDGNPAGTDRGELCLGPTTTANSMMFLRTLDRDYTNLPEATLRLAFGGMLGVWALVRPDGAAGMAFCPDAASKHFGMSAVTGDVGIGLFHYLRGVASFVLPTRYAGVTTFGCHFEVESEDEREIFVVRPWDGVGRRIVVRQVGLEVEASLGFLRELRFDARKRNARLKVEHFGNTERPSQVRVKGLWGSRFTVDGKELQGIEGELVLDLILPPHGTVTTMISVIG, encoded by the coding sequence ATGGACGACTTTAGCCTCGACCGGCAGGAGCTAACCGGGTCGCTCATCTCAATGGAGTTTGGCCCCGGCGGAAGAATACAACAGCTCTGGGCTAGCGACCCGAACGCGCCGGACGAGAGCGAGGAATTCCAGTTCGTGGCTCCCCCCATGAACATGGGCGAGGAGCTAACCGACGACTACTTCCCCGGCACCATCCTCCTGGGAGCGCGCACCCACCCGGAAGATCCGTGGATCGTGAGCCGCAACACCCGCGCCGAGCCGCTCGAAGACGACGAAGACGGCCGGATCGTCGCCTTCAGCTATGAATTCGCTTTCCTGGAGGAGCTCAGCGCCACGGGCCGCTTTTACGAGATTCCGGGGGCCATTCCGCAGATTGCCTGGGATGTACGCATCCTGAACCGAAGCCGCCGAAGCGTCGAGATTGGCGAGCTCGGCTTCCCCCTCGCCCTGAACAACGTGCTCGAAGGGTTCGCCCGCACCGACAAAGGGACGCGGGACATGTTCTCCGACCGTCTCCACGTCCACAAATTCATCGGCGGCGCCGCCAGCTACGTCTTCGCCCAGCGGCTCAACGCTCGCCCACCCGGCCTCCTCATCTTCCCCGGTGGCGACACCACCTGGGAGTTTTTCAATCACGTCCCCGGCTCTCTCCACACCCCCTTCCGTTGGGAAGGGATTCCCGTCGTCTACGCCCACAGCCGCGCCGCGATCGAGCGCGAAGGTTGGGGCGAGTGGTTCGGCGGTCACACCTCGGTCGTACTAGAGCCCGGCGAAGAACGCATCTTCCAGATGCGTTTCGTCCCGGTCGACCGCGACCGAACCGACAACCTGAGCGCCACCCTCGCCGCCTGCGGTCGCCCCGCGATGCGGCTCTTCCCAAGCGCGGTCGCCCCCTTCGAGGTCGGTATCGCGGTTGAAGTTGCCGGCGCCACTCCGACTCGCTTTCTCAGCAGCACCGAGATGGAGCTCGAGACCGACTCCGACGACGAAGGCGGCTTCTGCTTCGTCAAACCAGCCGAGCCAGGCCCCATTACCGTGGCTTTCGAGGACACCTTGGGCCGGGTCAGCGAGTGTCAGCTCCTCTTCACCCCGGCTATCGTCGACCTAATCCACGCCCGAGCCGACTGGATCGTCAAGCATCAGGTCTTTAAAGAAACTGGGGCCCTGGAAAACGCGATCCTGCCCGCCGACAACGTCTCGACCCTCCCGATCAACGAGCCCGACGCCTACGTTTCTCCCTTCGGAATCGAATCGAGCCTCGCCGATGCGCTCTTTCTCGCCGAAAAGAACACGATCTACCCGGCCGAAGAACAGATCGCCGTCCTCGACCGGTACCTGACCGACTTCGTAGAGGACGACCTCCAGAATCCTGGCGACGGAAGTGTCGGAAGCAGCTTCCCCGATCCGAGATCCGTTGCGACCAACTTCGGTCGTCCCCAGGTCTATCCGCTTGTCTTCTGCCTCTATCAGTCGATGGCCCGGATCGCCACCGGCCACGGAGGCGCCGAACGAGACGCGAAGCACTATCTCGAACGAGCCGCCAAGTGTGCGATCGCTATGTTCAGGCACGTCGAGCCAACCGTCCTGAGCTCCTCCGCGGTTCCGCTCATGGCCTATCTTCCGTCGCTGGTCGATGATCTCCACGCGGTCGGCCTCGAAGACGAAGCCCACGTAGTAGCCGCGCTCGCCCGTCGCCGGGAGATGGATCTACAGCGGCGGCGCTACCCCTACGGCGCCGAGGTCGCCTGGACTGCCGCCGGTTTCGAGGAGGCGTATTCCGCTGCCCGCCACCGAGGCAACGAAGAGCTCCAGGAGCGCACCCTACGCTGCGCCTACGCCGCGCGCTCCCTCGCCCCGAGTTGGTGGTGGTACGGCAGCGACAAGCGCTGGCTGGACGATGGCGACGGCAACCCCGCCGGCACCGACCGCGGCGAGCTCTGCCTTGGCCCCACGACCACCGCGAATTCGATGATGTTCCTGCGGACCCTCGACCGCGACTACACCAACCTCCCGGAGGCAACCTTGCGCCTTGCCTTCGGCGGCATGCTCGGAGTCTGGGCGCTGGTCCGACCAGACGGCGCGGCCGGAATGGCGTTCTGCCCCGACGCGGCTTCTAAGCATTTCGGAATGTCCGCGGTAACCGGCGACGTCGGTATCGGCCTCTTCCACTATCTGCGGGGAGTCGCCTCGTTCGTCCTTCCCACCCGCTATGCCGGAGTGACGACCTTCGGTTGCCACTTCGAGGTCGAGTCCGAAGACGAACGAGAGATTTTCGTGGTCCGCCCCTGGGACGGCGTGGGGCGCCGTATCGTCGTTCGACAGGTAGGACTCGAAGTCGAGGCGTCACTCGGTTTCTTGCGGGAACTTAGGTTCGACGCGCGCAAGCGCAACGCTCGCCTAAAGGTGGAGCATTTTGGGAACACGGAACGCCCTTCGCAAGTCCGCGTGAAAGGTTTGTGGGGCAGTCGCTTCACGGTTGATGGTAAAGAGTTGCAGGGGATTGAAGGCGAGCTTGTGCTCGATTTGATCCTCCCGCCCCACGGTACGGTTACGACAATGATCTCGGTGATTGGATGA
- the fumC gene encoding class II fumarate hydratase: MSTRIEKDTMGDVAVDDSRYWGAQTQRSIQNFPIGQDRFKMLPSIVRAMGILKKGAAQANADLGELPADIAELIVKAAQEVIEGKLDDHFPLVVFQTGSGTQSNMNANEVMSNRAIEMAGGTMGSKSPVHPNDHVNRGQSSNDTFPTAMHIAVVEELHRQLYPKVQKLRDTLAQKSEEFKSIVKVGRTHLQDATPITLGQEIGAWVAQIDYCLGQVRHAEQGLYELAIGGTAVGTGLNAHPKFGDLAASYFAKETGYPFVSAENKFAALAAHDALVTTSASLRTLAGTLMKMANDVRWLASGPRNGIGEITIPENEPGSSIMPGKVNPTQSEALTMVAVQVFGCDAAVAFAGSQGNFQLNVFKPVMVHNVLTSIQLLGDASEAFNDNCAAGIEPDLAKIGENLDSNLMQVTALNRHIGYDKAAAIAKNAHKKGLTLRESALASGDVNEEEYAKWVVPLDMTHP, encoded by the coding sequence ATGAGCACTCGGATTGAGAAGGATACGATGGGTGATGTCGCGGTGGACGACTCGCGATATTGGGGAGCGCAGACTCAGCGGTCCATTCAAAATTTTCCAATCGGGCAGGACCGGTTTAAGATGCTTCCTTCCATCGTTCGTGCGATGGGGATTCTCAAGAAAGGGGCGGCCCAGGCGAATGCGGATCTGGGGGAGTTGCCGGCCGATATCGCCGAATTGATCGTGAAGGCGGCCCAAGAGGTGATCGAGGGGAAGCTGGACGATCATTTTCCGCTCGTCGTGTTCCAGACGGGGTCGGGGACTCAGAGCAATATGAACGCCAACGAGGTGATGTCGAACCGCGCGATCGAGATGGCCGGGGGGACAATGGGCAGTAAGAGTCCGGTCCATCCGAACGACCATGTAAACCGGGGGCAGAGCAGCAACGATACGTTCCCAACGGCGATGCACATCGCGGTCGTCGAGGAACTGCACCGGCAGCTCTATCCGAAGGTGCAGAAGCTGCGGGACACGCTGGCTCAGAAGTCGGAAGAGTTCAAGTCGATCGTGAAGGTTGGGCGCACGCACCTTCAGGACGCGACGCCGATAACACTGGGTCAGGAAATCGGGGCATGGGTCGCGCAGATCGACTACTGCCTGGGTCAGGTAAGGCATGCGGAACAGGGGTTATACGAGCTGGCGATCGGCGGAACGGCAGTAGGCACTGGGCTTAACGCGCATCCGAAATTCGGTGATTTGGCGGCAAGCTATTTCGCAAAGGAAACGGGGTATCCGTTCGTTTCGGCCGAGAATAAGTTTGCCGCGCTCGCCGCGCACGATGCGCTGGTGACGACCTCGGCTTCGCTACGTACTTTGGCCGGGACTTTGATGAAGATGGCGAACGACGTGCGATGGCTCGCTTCCGGGCCGCGCAACGGTATCGGCGAGATCACGATTCCTGAGAACGAACCCGGCAGCTCGATCATGCCGGGGAAGGTGAATCCGACTCAGAGTGAGGCGCTGACGATGGTCGCGGTACAGGTCTTCGGGTGCGACGCGGCAGTGGCGTTCGCGGGGTCACAGGGGAACTTTCAGCTCAACGTGTTCAAGCCGGTGATGGTGCACAACGTGCTGACCTCGATCCAATTGCTTGGCGACGCGTCGGAGGCGTTTAACGATAATTGTGCGGCCGGTATCGAGCCGGACTTGGCGAAGATCGGGGAGAACCTCGATTCCAACTTAATGCAGGTGACGGCGCTCAACCGGCACATCGGTTATGACAAGGCGGCGGCGATCGCGAAGAACGCTCATAAGAAGGGACTGACGCTCCGGGAGTCGGCCCTAGCATCGGGCGACGTGAACGAAGAGGAGTACGCTAAGTGGGTCGTTCCACTCGACATGACCCACCCGTAA
- a CDS encoding S1/P1 nuclease has translation MRRLASLCLVFATSSAAFAWDDTGHMTVAKIAYDRLTPAVRAKVDALLASNPAPDFSDFVRSATYPDQLKRYGIKAYSQWHAISIPFVRDGIIPGPARADNAIWAVDQCAKALVDEKTIPYEKARMLRFLIHIVGDLHQPLHAATLYDKQHPEGDDNGRGYKLGEGKKDRLHAEWDTAFGIYKDLADSRTADLAEVDTLAANVLKDVAGKTLGDATSTDPEAWAKESHDIAATFAYTTPEGSQPSAEYIAKARVICSERLALAGQRLANLLNKLMG, from the coding sequence ATGCGTCGACTTGCCTCCCTCTGCCTTGTTTTCGCAACTTCCTCCGCCGCTTTCGCCTGGGACGATACCGGCCACATGACGGTCGCCAAGATCGCTTACGACCGTCTCACGCCGGCGGTTCGCGCGAAGGTCGACGCGCTTCTGGCAAGCAATCCGGCCCCCGATTTCTCCGACTTCGTCCGAAGCGCGACCTACCCCGACCAGCTCAAACGGTACGGGATTAAGGCTTACAGCCAATGGCACGCGATCTCGATTCCGTTTGTGAGGGACGGAATCATCCCAGGTCCGGCGCGAGCGGATAACGCGATTTGGGCGGTCGATCAGTGCGCTAAGGCGCTGGTGGACGAGAAGACGATTCCGTACGAGAAGGCGCGGATGCTGCGGTTTCTCATCCACATCGTGGGAGACCTTCATCAACCGCTCCACGCCGCGACGCTTTACGACAAACAGCATCCCGAGGGGGACGACAACGGCCGAGGTTACAAGCTTGGCGAAGGGAAGAAAGACCGGCTGCATGCGGAATGGGACACCGCGTTCGGGATCTATAAGGACCTTGCCGACAGCCGAACCGCCGACCTGGCGGAAGTGGATACGCTCGCGGCGAACGTTCTGAAGGATGTGGCGGGGAAGACGTTGGGAGACGCAACGTCGACCGATCCCGAGGCTTGGGCCAAGGAAAGCCACGACATCGCCGCTACGTTCGCCTACACCACCCCGGAGGGATCGCAGCCTTCGGCCGAGTACATCGCCAAGGCGAGAGTTATCTGTTCCGAACGGCTGGCCCTGGCGGGGCAGAGGCTGGCGAATCTGTTGAACAAGTTGATGGGGTGA
- the mqnC gene encoding cyclic dehypoxanthinyl futalosine synthase → MATLAPERISIDTIADKVYAGQRITAEEALFLYRHPNPLDLAALADARRQQKVPGRTVTYVIGRILNYTNVCWVRCKFCAFYRVPNSPEGYLLSDEEILSKVQDTVDKGGVEILFQGGLNPKLKIEYYEGIFSSIKARFPNVILHALSPAEIIYIAHISRLSLHDTLSRLKASGLHSIPGAGGEILVDRVRKIIAPYKDTTDEWLACMRTAAALGIRSTASMMFGHVETLEDRVEHLGRIRDLQDECNPFRAFISWNFQPEDTALPVSHKASGLDYLRTVAVSRIFLDNVDNFQVSILTQGPKIAQTALGYGANDFGSVMIEENVVSAAGNKFILDAASFERVIEEGGYEPRRRNTRYELI, encoded by the coding sequence ATGGCCACTTTGGCTCCTGAGCGGATTTCGATCGATACGATTGCCGATAAGGTTTACGCCGGGCAGCGGATCACGGCAGAAGAGGCGCTTTTCCTCTACCGCCATCCCAATCCGCTCGACTTGGCCGCGTTGGCCGACGCTAGGCGGCAGCAAAAAGTGCCCGGACGCACCGTCACTTACGTGATCGGACGGATTCTCAACTACACCAACGTGTGCTGGGTCCGGTGCAAGTTCTGCGCCTTCTACCGCGTGCCGAACAGCCCCGAGGGGTACCTGCTGAGCGACGAGGAGATCCTGAGCAAAGTCCAGGACACCGTCGACAAGGGCGGAGTCGAGATTCTGTTCCAAGGTGGGCTCAACCCAAAACTGAAGATCGAATACTACGAGGGGATCTTCAGCTCGATCAAGGCGCGGTTCCCAAACGTCATCCTCCATGCCCTCTCCCCCGCGGAGATTATCTACATTGCCCACATCTCCCGGCTTTCGCTACACGACACGCTGAGCCGGTTGAAGGCATCGGGGCTTCACTCGATCCCCGGCGCCGGCGGCGAGATCCTGGTGGACCGCGTACGCAAGATCATCGCTCCCTACAAAGACACCACCGACGAGTGGCTCGCCTGCATGCGAACGGCCGCGGCCCTTGGAATTCGAAGCACCGCGAGCATGATGTTTGGCCACGTGGAGACTCTGGAAGATCGGGTGGAGCACCTGGGCCGCATCCGCGACCTACAGGACGAGTGCAACCCGTTCCGGGCCTTTATCTCGTGGAACTTCCAGCCCGAGGATACGGCGCTGCCTGTCTCCCACAAGGCGAGCGGACTCGACTACCTGCGAACCGTCGCGGTATCGCGGATCTTCCTGGATAACGTCGACAATTTCCAGGTGTCGATCCTCACCCAGGGCCCCAAGATCGCACAGACGGCTCTGGGGTACGGAGCGAACGACTTCGGGTCGGTGATGATCGAGGAGAACGTCGTCTCCGCCGCGGGCAACAAATTCATTCTCGATGCGGCCTCATTCGAACGAGTTATCGAAGAAGGCGGATACGAGCCGCGACGGCGGAATACCCGGTATGAGCTGATCTGA
- a CDS encoding large ribosomal subunit protein bL28 has translation MAKICQVSGKKGNTSAKYIRNQHSQGWKYKAPHKNRIQQANLQTVRLKTPTGTYRLTVATSVIKSAEFNMVACGLKPIPKAWLKKATYGI, from the coding sequence ATGGCGAAGATCTGTCAGGTTAGCGGGAAGAAAGGCAACACGTCTGCGAAGTACATCAGGAACCAGCACTCCCAGGGCTGGAAGTACAAGGCGCCCCACAAGAACCGCATCCAGCAGGCGAACCTCCAGACGGTGCGTCTGAAGACCCCGACCGGCACTTACCGGCTTACGGTGGCGACCTCCGTCATTAAGTCGGCCGAGTTCAACATGGTTGCCTGCGGCCTCAAGCCGATCCCGAAGGCTTGGCTCAAGAAAGCCACCTACGGCATCTAA
- a CDS encoding prepilin-type N-terminal cleavage/methylation domain-containing protein — translation MSPRNTSRAFTLIELLVVIAIIAILAAILFPVFAQAKEAAKKTSCLSNDKQMATALFLYAGDNDDTLSQTSWESDAAHPYQVHWTFLLQPYIKNWDMFRCPSDSTPIKPKVACVNGDADLGKMPMTCDWMATKGYSYIPNYNALPAHDWLPHSLTDFASPADTILVTEKRDTKDAGDAHKGLSGFLPSQPCPNWTLVQATMGTPGAGQYSYTLPELVKPLAATAGKTEFKKYDVLRVKWDRHTGGANYSYADGHAKYQKLEQTLNPSKYQYGEKWYPNSAPWNSSPCN, via the coding sequence ATGAGCCCCCGCAATACATCCCGTGCCTTTACCCTGATCGAGCTTCTCGTCGTGATTGCGATCATCGCGATCTTGGCCGCCATCCTCTTCCCTGTCTTCGCGCAGGCCAAGGAAGCCGCCAAGAAGACCTCCTGCCTTAGCAACGACAAGCAGATGGCGACCGCCCTCTTCCTGTACGCGGGCGACAACGACGATACTCTCAGCCAGACGAGCTGGGAAAGCGACGCGGCTCACCCGTACCAGGTCCACTGGACGTTCCTCCTTCAGCCGTACATCAAGAACTGGGACATGTTCCGCTGCCCGTCGGACTCCACCCCGATCAAGCCGAAGGTCGCTTGTGTGAACGGCGACGCCGACCTCGGCAAGATGCCGATGACCTGCGACTGGATGGCCACCAAGGGTTACTCGTACATCCCGAACTACAATGCCCTCCCGGCCCACGACTGGCTTCCCCATTCGCTGACCGACTTCGCCAGCCCCGCCGACACCATCCTCGTGACCGAGAAGCGCGACACCAAGGACGCGGGAGATGCCCACAAGGGTCTCAGCGGCTTCCTCCCTTCGCAACCCTGTCCGAACTGGACCCTAGTCCAGGCGACGATGGGAACCCCGGGCGCCGGTCAATACAGCTACACGCTGCCCGAGCTGGTCAAGCCCCTGGCCGCCACCGCCGGCAAGACCGAGTTCAAGAAGTACGACGTCCTCCGAGTGAAGTGGGATCGCCACACCGGCGGCGCCAACTACTCCTATGCCGATGGCCACGCGAAGTACCAGAAGCTGGAGCAGACGCTAAACCCGAGCAAGTATCAGTACGGCGAGAAGTGGTATCCGAACTCCGCTCCGTGGAACTCCAGCCCCTGCAACTAA
- the ahcY gene encoding adenosylhomocysteinase, translating into MSSATISSNDAQAGSLRQDFYVADLSLADWGRKEMRIAETEMPGLMAIREEFAASKPLTGARIAGSLHMTIQTAVLIETLTALGAEVRWASCNIYSTQDHAAAAIAATSVPVFAYKGESLDDYWEYTHRIMEWADGGTPNLILDDGGDATLLVLLGSRAEEDASVISNPTNEEEVALYASIKKRLAEKPGYYARLKEAIKGVSEETTTGVKRLYQLQKEGRLPFPAFNVNDSVTKSKFDNLYGCRESLVDGIKRATDVMIAGKIAVVCGYGDVGKGCAQALSALRAQVWITEIDPICALQAAMEGYKVVTMDWAADKADIFVTATGNLHVINHDHMAAMKNNSIVCNIGHFDSEIDVASLKQYQWEEIKPQVDHIIFPDGKRIILLAGGRLVNLGCGTGHPSYVMSSSFANQVMAQIELWTKPGEYAPGVYVLPKILDEKVARLQLQKLDAQLTELRPEQASYIGVDPAGPYKPDIYRY; encoded by the coding sequence ATGAGTAGCGCAACTATTAGTTCGAACGACGCCCAGGCGGGAAGCCTGCGGCAAGACTTCTATGTCGCGGACCTGAGCCTCGCGGATTGGGGCCGGAAGGAGATGCGGATCGCCGAGACGGAGATGCCGGGGCTCATGGCGATTCGCGAGGAGTTCGCGGCGAGCAAGCCGTTGACGGGAGCACGCATCGCGGGCTCGCTGCACATGACGATCCAGACGGCGGTCCTGATCGAGACGCTGACCGCGCTTGGCGCAGAAGTGCGCTGGGCGAGCTGCAACATCTACAGCACGCAGGATCACGCGGCGGCGGCGATCGCGGCGACGTCGGTTCCGGTCTTTGCCTACAAAGGGGAGAGCCTGGACGACTACTGGGAGTACACCCACCGGATCATGGAATGGGCGGACGGCGGCACTCCGAACCTCATTCTCGACGATGGCGGCGACGCCACCCTGCTCGTACTGCTTGGCAGCCGCGCCGAAGAAGACGCGAGCGTCATCTCGAATCCGACGAACGAGGAAGAGGTAGCCCTCTACGCTTCGATCAAGAAGCGCCTGGCCGAAAAGCCGGGTTACTATGCCCGCCTGAAGGAAGCGATCAAGGGGGTTAGCGAGGAGACCACTACCGGGGTCAAGCGGCTGTACCAACTCCAGAAGGAAGGGCGGCTGCCGTTCCCGGCGTTCAACGTGAACGACAGCGTGACCAAGAGCAAGTTCGACAATCTGTACGGGTGTCGCGAATCGCTGGTCGACGGGATCAAGCGGGCGACGGACGTCATGATCGCGGGCAAGATCGCCGTGGTTTGCGGGTACGGCGACGTTGGGAAGGGATGCGCTCAAGCCTTGAGCGCCCTTCGCGCTCAGGTTTGGATCACCGAGATCGACCCGATCTGCGCCCTTCAGGCGGCGATGGAAGGGTACAAGGTCGTAACGATGGATTGGGCGGCGGACAAGGCCGACATCTTCGTCACCGCGACCGGAAATCTCCATGTCATCAACCACGATCACATGGCGGCGATGAAGAACAACTCCATCGTTTGCAACATCGGCCACTTCGACAGCGAGATCGACGTCGCCTCGTTGAAGCAGTACCAGTGGGAAGAGATCAAGCCGCAGGTCGACCACATCATCTTCCCGGACGGAAAGCGGATCATCCTCCTCGCGGGGGGACGGCTTGTGAATCTCGGTTGCGGGACCGGGCATCCGTCGTACGTGATGAGCTCCAGCTTCGCCAACCAGGTCATGGCGCAGATCGAGCTATGGACCAAGCCGGGCGAGTACGCGCCGGGCGTGTACGTTCTTCCGAAGATCCTCGACGAGAAGGTGGCGCGTCTGCAGCTTCAAAAACTGGACGCCCAACTCACGGAGCTTCGTCCGGAGCAAGCGTCGTACATCGGCGTCGATCCGGCGGGCCCGTACAAGCCGGACATCTACCGATACTGA